In one window of Haladaptatus sp. QDMS2 DNA:
- a CDS encoding ParA family protein: MTETPRGWGVTPPTGIPTIAFGNQKGGTGKTTATINSAAALATRDHDVLAIDMDPQADMTKGLGLGPGDTNDPSSPKNDLPNTLVTDDANLLDVLVDNPRTHDTRLSEIVIEADEYDHLNFDLVPSHKDMGLARDWMEGANARLSLKVALEALVDDGYDYDFIVIDCPPDLSVLTDAAFIAAQNVFLAAQTQATSRDALDDLWDQLESIEENQQIDIAIVGLLANMYRDDGQSQKFLNAFDESFASMAPIFKLPMRVAIQRAWDNGRDIFEWEDPNDQQVERDLFLEIAATFERAFDKPQVEA; encoded by the coding sequence ATGACCGAGACACCGCGTGGATGGGGCGTCACCCCACCCACTGGCATCCCAACGATCGCCTTCGGCAATCAGAAAGGCGGAACTGGAAAAACGACCGCGACGATCAACAGCGCCGCGGCACTCGCCACTCGCGACCACGACGTCCTGGCAATCGATATGGACCCCCAGGCCGACATGACGAAGGGACTCGGCCTGGGCCCAGGCGACACCAACGACCCCTCGAGCCCGAAAAACGACCTGCCAAACACCCTGGTCACCGATGACGCGAACCTCCTCGACGTACTCGTGGATAATCCACGCACGCACGATACGAGGCTCTCAGAGATTGTCATCGAGGCCGACGAGTACGACCACCTGAACTTCGACCTGGTGCCCAGTCACAAGGATATGGGTCTCGCACGAGACTGGATGGAGGGAGCGAATGCTCGCCTTTCACTGAAGGTCGCGCTCGAAGCGCTGGTTGACGATGGCTACGACTACGATTTCATCGTAATCGACTGCCCGCCAGACCTCTCTGTCCTGACGGACGCGGCGTTCATCGCAGCACAGAACGTCTTCCTAGCGGCCCAAACCCAGGCGACGTCACGAGATGCGCTTGACGACCTGTGGGACCAGTTGGAGTCCATCGAGGAAAACCAGCAGATCGACATCGCTATCGTGGGACTGCTGGCGAACATGTACCGGGACGACGGGCAGTCACAAAAGTTCCTCAACGCCTTCGACGAGTCGTTCGCCTCGATGGCCCCGATTTTCAAACTCCCGATGCGCGTGGCGATTCAGCGCGCATGGGATAATGGCCGAGACATCTTCGAATGGGAGGACCCGAACGACCAACAGGTCGAACGTGACCTGTTCCTGGAGATTGCAGCGACGTTCGAACGCGCGTTTGACAAACCGCAGGTGGAGGCATAG